A single genomic interval of Procambarus clarkii isolate CNS0578487 chromosome 17, FALCON_Pclarkii_2.0, whole genome shotgun sequence harbors:
- the LOC138365677 gene encoding chondroitin proteoglycan 1-like — protein sequence MKDVLKTTAIHTFINSTKNSKELKLERYVNKTERRSVVLGLVVEEQEEGGVEEKPCVEEIHSVEETPCVEEIPCVEEIPCVEEIPCVEETPCVEETPCVEETPCVEETPCVEETPCVEETPCVEETSCVEETPCVEETPCVEETSCVEETSCVEETPCVEETPCVEETPCVEETPCVEETPCVQETPCVEETPCVEETPCVEETPCVEETPCVEEIHSVEIHSVEEIHSVEETSCVEEIHSVEETSCVEEIHSVEEIHSVEEIHSVEEIHSVEEIHSVEETPCVEETSCVEEIHSVEEIHSVEEIHSVEEIHSVEEPPCSCIYCLCLQHRALSSWAPPF from the exons ATGAAAGATGTTCTGAAAACCACCGCCATCCACACCTTTATAAATTCGACAAAGAACTCGAAAGAACTTAAATTAGAACGCTACGTGAACAAGACGG AACGCCGGAGCGTCGTCTTGGGACTAGTGGTAGAGGAGCAGGAGGAAGGGGGAGTGGAGGAGAAGCCTTGTGTGGAGGAGATACATAGTGTGGAGGAGACGCCTTGTGTGGAGGAGATACCTTGTGTGGAGGAGATACCTTGTGTGGAGGAGATACCTTGTGTGGAGGAGACGCCTTGTGTGGAGGAGACGCCTTGTGTGGAGGAGACGCCTTGTGTGGAGGAGACGCCTTGTGTGGAGGAGACGCCTTGTGTGGAGGAGACGCCTTGTGTGGAGGAGACGTCTTGTGTGGAGGAGACGCCTTGTGTGGAGGAGACGCCTTGTGTGGAGGAGACGTCTTGTGTGGAGGAGACGTCTTGTGTGGAGGAGACGCCTTGTGTGGAGGAGACGCCTTGTGTGGAGGAGACGCCTTGTGTGGAGGAGACGCCTTGTGTGGAGGAGACGCCTTGTGTGCAGGAGACGCCTTGTGTGGAGGAGACGCCTTGTGTGGAGGAGACGCCTTGTGTGGAGGAGACGCCTTGTGTGGAGGAGACGCCTTGTGTGGAGGAGATACATAGTGTGGAGATACATAGTGTGGAGGAGATACATAGTGTGGAGGAGACGTCTTGTGTGGAGGAGATACATAGTGTGGAGGAGACGTCTTGTGTGGAGGAGATACATAGTGTGGAGGAGATACATAGTGTGGAGGAGATACATAGTGTGGAGGAGATACATAGTGTGGAGGAGATACATAGTGTGGAGGAGACGCCTTGTGTGGAGGAGACGTCTTGTGTGGAGGAGATACATAGTGTGGAGGAGATACATAGTGTGGAGGAGATACATAGTGTGGAGGAGATACATAGTGTGGAGGAGCCACCTTGTAGCTGTATTTACTGTTTATGTCTGCAGcatcgagctcttagctcttgggccccgcctttctaa